The genomic stretch tccgagtcgaataatcgagattggatgggaatccaccttctttttatgaaagattgttaagagatgaagagaaatgattcctaggtcacaaaagatctctagagcaatgctggaaaatatctaaaaagtacaaaagtatggaggtgtaaaagtatggctccaaaaagtagcccttgctacttatagagctgctactgagctgtcatgctcgctaggcgagcagaatgactcgcctagcgagccccaaaatgaggcacctgtggcacctgcgcccaaagaaatgacctttgccagattggcatgttcgctaggcgaacaaaaccttcgctaggcgaagcccacgcttcacccttcgctccagcgagcttaggaggttttgctactgtaattgctcgctggaagctcgctaatggctcgcctagcgagtgagtgctggctgcgcttttggccaagtctggacgtgttcgctacacccttcgctggcagctcgcctagcgagtttgttgatgtttgctactgtaaaatactggagctcttcgcAGGGGactcgctgggcgctcgcctagcgagctcttcgccacagccctcgccaagcgagcaagctgatgaatgcattctttttcttggtcccttgccattttcttgtgccttcattttctattatttcagGCCTAATTGCTGCAaaataacacacaaatcaaaggtaccaagatcgtgtatcattgtattgcaattcatcaaaaacaaaggtggtttcgaacactttagcaaggaaatggagtgaaagatgcccatatttgatagctcaaataagcacttttgggtatctaacatTCTTCCTCTGTTACATATTCACCATAGTCCAAATCCTGATCTCCTTCCAGTTCATCATCCAAACCCTCTGTTTTTCCCATTAAACCCATTCCCTCAAGCTTTCCATTCTCAACAACATTCCAAGGAAGCCACAAATCAGCATTCTTCCCCAAATCCCTATCCCAATAATCTCCAACAACAACAGTCTTCAAATTCACTTCCCTAACCTTCCTCAACATCTCCGCAAATTCCCGATCATCCGAAACCAAAACCAACCAACCAACCTCTCCACTCATCATCTCCCTCTTCAACCATAATTTCGCCGCATTCCCCTTCCCACCGACCTTCACAACTTTAACGAAAACCCCTGCGCGCCGCAACTTCGAACCCAAACCAAATCCAACCCTAGGTGCAACAACATTCCCCGCAGCTTCATTATAAGTATGGATTCTCCGAACGAACCAGACCTTCGACCGGCTCAGCTTAATGGATTTCAATTTTTCCCTTAACTTCTTACGTTGGTACAGATGAACTCTCTTGAAATGAATTTTGAGATCGAAAATTGATTTACATTCGTGACCGCAGACACGGCAGGGAATCGAATTagggttagggttttggttggtaTTCCATTGAGGGAGATTGAAGAAGGAGTGTCGTTTTGTGTAAGCGGAGATTGAAACGACGTCGCCGAAGCGTTCGGCGAGGGTTTTGAGAGAGAGTGCAGCGTCATATGGAGGTCCACGTGGAGGTTTGTTGTCGAGGTCCCAGAGGATTATAACCTTTTTGTTAGGGACGTGTTTGGGGATTGGTGTATTGATTTTGATGGAGGATTGGAAACGGGGTTTTGAGCAGAGTTTGTGATTATTTGGGAAAACAAGTGAAGAAGTTAAGTTGACAGAGTTTGCGCTGTGGAAAAACAGAGAATGCATGCTTCTCTTCGTATTGACGAAGAAGAATCGCTTTTTTTTAATGCGATAGGAGCTTTTTTTTTTGTTACGGATGATAATTTGGGCTTGCTCGTGTGGATTGTGGCCTAATGGTATGGAATTTTTCTAGGGAGTGGTTATTTGCACACCGTTTTATACATACTAGTAACAAACCCGAACTTTGAATTTATATTTTAAGACCGTTAATACATAGAGAACTACAAACATACACTAATATAATCTTACAATTGTGATTCATTTATAAAAAGAAAAGTAACATAAATAAAACACATAAGAGTACGTAATTATTATAAAACTCAAAAGATAACATGTCAACTTATCCAATAGTATCTCTTAAATTAAACTGTAAAACATTGAACATCATCATTGAAACAATACTAAAGTTCATAACATCTTTTTCCATCCTACAACAGCACGAAGAAATATGTTAAATTGTATAGTATTTTTTCGAATATGCAAAATATACTATGAAGCATAAACTAAAATATTTTGTAAAATCAAACCATTTGATTTTCATACCAATGATCAACGATATTCATTTGATATCAATCAAGTATCCTAACTAACAAAGTTTAACAACTATTTGTAGTAGTCGAATATGATGTATTCTTTTTTGTCATGTATTAAGATTTTCAAACCACTTTTGCTCCTACCTTATGCGGACACAAATTAAGAAATTCATTTATAAAAAATTTGTATTGaaaaaattaattcaaaattttaattatatatatatatatatatatatatatatatatatatatatatatatatatatatatatatatatatatatatatatatatatatatatatatatatataacttggGCCAAGAGAATCCTGATTAGCATTACCCTTATTTAAAAGCAACATGCTCCTTATAATAAGGTTTGTAACGAAGAATAGTATTGTTAGCGGGGTAGAAATTTTTTGTGAAAGTTTCTAAATAAATCAGTAGCCCAATCGAATAAAAGTTCCCGGCTTAAATCTTTTTATACCAGAGTCATCACCATCGATGTCTTTCTCTTTTCGGAATCAACACCAACAATGTTTTGGCACTCAATGGAATTCGGAGACTGAGACAAACTTTGGTCTTGACTTCTTCCCCTTAAATCTACTCTCATTGTCCATCTTCAATTCAACAAACTTAGTGATTGTCATATTCAAACAAGATCAATTTGTTTCTCATAAGCTTCAACAAATGTAACCAATACATGAACCCTTAATACACAAATCTATAGCAACAGGTATAAGATATAAGATATGTAAAAAAAAACTATTAAGACACAAATCTAAAAACTTATAAGTCATTCAAAACAAAGAAAATAGTGCATCTACATATTTACAATTCGTACAGACCAAAATCGCAAGAGCTTCAAAGAGAACACATTACTGACCAAAATCGTGAGAGTCTTAAAGAGAACACGATGCAGACAATTATTTAAAACCTTTCATACAGTTCTTCCTCTATTACATATTCACCATAGTCCAAATCCTGATCTCCTTCCAGTTCATCATCCGAACCCTCTGTTCTTCCCATTAAACCCATTCCCTCAAGCTTTCCATTCTCAACAACATTCCAAGGAAGCCACAAATCAGCATTCTTCCCCAAATCCCTATCCCAATAATCTCCAAAAACAACAGTCTTCAAATTGACCTCCCTAACCTTCCTCAACATCTCTGCAAATTCCCGATCATCCGAAACCATAACCAACCAACCAACCTCTCCACTCATCATCTCCCTCTCCAACCACAAATCCGTCGCATTCCCCTTCTTACTGACCTTCACAACTTTAACGAAAACCCCTGCGCGCCGCAACTCCGAACCCAAACCAAATCCAACCCTAGGTGCAACAACATTCCCTGCAGCTTCATTATAAGTATGGATTCTCCGAACGAACCAGACCTTCGACCGGCTCAAGTTAATGGATTTCAATTTTTCCCTTAACTTCTTACACTGGTACAGATGAACTCTCTTGAAATGAATTTTGAGGTCGAAAATTGATTTACATTCGTGACCGCAGACACGGCAGGGAATCGAATTagggttagggttttggttggtaTTCCATTGAGGGAGATTGAAGAAGGAGTGTCGTTTTGTGTAAGCGGAGATTGAAACAATGTCGCCGAAGCGTTCGG from Lathyrus oleraceus cultivar Zhongwan6 chromosome 7, CAAS_Psat_ZW6_1.0, whole genome shotgun sequence encodes the following:
- the LOC127102726 gene encoding uncharacterized protein LOC127102726, yielding MHSLFFHSANSVNLTSSLVFPNNHKLCSKPRFQSSIKINTPIPKHVPNKKVIILWDLDNKPPRGPPYDAALSLKTLAERFGDVVSISAYTKRHSFFNLPQWNTNQNPNPNSIPCRVCGHECKSIFDLKIHFKRVHLYQRKKLREKLKSIKLSRSKVWFVRRIHTYNEAAGNVVAPRVGFGLGSKLRRAGVFVKVVKVGGKGNAAKLWLKREMMSGEVGWLVLVSDDREFAEMLRKVREVNLKTVVVGDYWDRDLGKNADLWLPWNVVENGKLEGMGLMGKTEGLDDELEGDQDLDYGEYVTEEEC
- the LOC127102727 gene encoding uncharacterized protein LOC127102727, with translation MHSLFFHSANSVNLTSSLLFPNNHKLCSKPRFQSSIKINTPIPKHVPNKKVIILWDLDNKPPRGPPYDAALSLKTLAERFGDIVSISAYTKRHSFFNLPQWNTNQNPNPNSIPCRVCGHECKSIFDLKIHFKRVHLYQCKKLREKLKSINLSRSKVWFVRRIHTYNEAAGNVVAPRVGFGLGSELRRAGVFVKVVKVSKKGNATDLWLEREMMSGEVGWLVMVSDDREFAEMLRKVREVNLKTVVFGDYWDRDLGKNADLWLPWNVVENGKLEGMGLMGRTEGSDDELEGDQDLDYGEYVIEEELYERMEKDVMNFSIVSMMMFNVLQFNLRDTIG